A single region of the Syngnathus acus chromosome 6, fSynAcu1.2, whole genome shotgun sequence genome encodes:
- the ccdc77 gene encoding coiled-coil domain-containing protein 77, which yields MESHSPIPPINERVGHLRPSKEYLEGYKKKIAHFDGEHGQLLKILEKYKSIIEDQHKLQSDLQQREGEIAELKNALSDMEVYLFQEKEQSLRLNAENDRLKIRELEDRKKIQHLLLLVGADDGETTYFLREPPHKVVIKQKMQQSGENLNLRPTKLKPNVTRKVGIKKGNLTDLETSHILEKYKTHNHTLILQVEVLHAQMEEQTRLAREQVDSLQEDRKMKIQEALAERQRFESHIKTLTEKLQRAQNLLYESTKDYLKLKYETKTQERKWMMERDRLLWDLNGPRKSMSISMPRQAASGDNTQTDFRQKYKEDTKAMQEEVKQANRLAEMYREQCVKLESELAQTREETEAGQHIFKDRAEKLSERLKLTTQRHEALAKRRTLEAEGFKTDLRQLRQKLKDVEKQLVQVLSSVGPNQDLVMLQEVRESNTRTKKVQSDLMTLKAKIYGLENELRFC from the exons ATGGAGTCCCACTCCCCAATTCCCCCCATCAATGAGCGGGTGGGGCACCTCCGTCCCTCCAAGGAATATTTGGAGGGCTACAAGAAGAAGATTGCCCATTTTGATGGAGAGCATGGGCAGCTGCTGAAGATACTGGAGAAGTACAAGAGCATCATAGAGGACCAG CATAAGCTACAGAGTGACTTGCAGCAGCGTGAAGGAGAGATTGCAGAACTTAAGAATGCGTTGAGTGACATGGAGGTGTACCTCTTCCAAGAAAAAGAACAGTCACTGCGGCTTAATGCGGAAAATGACAGACTAAAAATCAG AGAGCTggaggacagaaaaaaaatccagcacCTTCTTTTGCTGGTGGGTGCTGATGATGGAGAGACAACATATTTTCTGCGGGAGCCTCCTCACAAG GTGGTGATCAAACAGAAGATGCAGCAGTCGGGGGAAAATTTAAATCTCAGGCCAACAAAGTTAAAACCCAACGTAACCAGAAAAG TGGGCATCAAGAAAGGAAACCTCACAGATTTGGAAACTAGCcatattttagaaaaatataaGACGCACAACCATACTTTAATACTACAG GTGGAAGTGCTGCATGCCCAGATGGAGGAACAAACCCGACTAGCCAGAGAACAGGTTGATTCACTCCAGGAGGACCGAAAGATGAAAATACAGGAGGCACTGGCCGAAAGGCAGAGATTTGAGTCCCACATCAAAACTTTGACAGAAAA GCTACAGCGAGCCCAGAACCTGCTCTACGAGAGCACCAAAGATTATTTAAAACTCAAATATGAAACAAAGACTCaagagagaaaatggatgatggAGAGGGACCGCCTCCTCTGGGATTTGAACGGTCCAAGAAAATCTATGTCTATTAGTATGCCACGGCAAGCCGCTAGCGGCGACAATACTCAAACTGACTTCAGGCAGAAATATAAGGAGGACACGAAG GCAATGCAGGAGGAGGTAAAGCAAGCCAACCGTTTGGCAGAGATGTACAGGGAACAGTGTGTCAAACTGGAATCAGAACTGGCCCAAACCAGAGAGGAGACCGAGGCTGGGCAACACATTTTTAAG GATCGTGCGGAAAAATTGTCCGAACGTCTTAAACTGACGACTCAGCGTCATGAAGCACTGGCGAAGAGGAGGACCTTGGAGGCAGAGGGCTTCAAGACAGACCTCAGACAACTTAGACAAAAACTCAAAGATGTCGAAAAACAGCTTGTTCAG GTATTGTCTAGTGTTGGGCCCAACCAGGATTTAGTTATGCTGCAAGAGGTCCGAGAGAGCAATACGCGGACCAAGAAGGTCCAGAGTGATCTGATGACATTAAAGGCCAAGATTTATGGCCTAGAAAATGAGCTAAGATTTTGCTGA
- the hdhd5 gene encoding haloacid dehalogenase-like hydrolase domain-containing 5 produces the protein MQTLRCLRSAWKLFQPGSEGAARRHYSHPCSQGSIGLLFDIDGVLVRGQTPIPAAKQCFKKLVDHQGKYKVPVVFVTNAGNSIRQTKAEHLSHVLDVEVSPEQVMLSHSPLRMFTQFHQMCVLVSGQGPVEEVARMLGFQNIVTIDKLRESYPLLDIVDHNRRPKGSIPPTKGLQQIDAVILFGEPIRWETNLQLILDVLLTNGNPDRNWNNMQYPHIPVLACNMDLMWMTEAKNPRFGHGMFLVCLESLYKKVTGHDLKYEALIGKPSIVTYNYAELLVRKQAERLGWATPVKRLYAIGDNPMADIYGANLYNRYLQAAQYPQAQTRAKQSGAHAQAGYQTPNTTSTELGGTPGVFGPGSDLPEACRSILVCTGVYSKEELPSDTGHTVTEQRTFHGHRDFGFDPSLMQPSYVVQDVNDAVELVFQQEGWPLD, from the exons ATGCAGACATTAAGGTGTTTGAGGAGTGCATGGAAACTGTTtcaaccaggcagtgaaggtGCAGCCAGAAGACATTACAGCCAT CCATGTTCTCAGGGCTCAATCGGTCTCCTCTTTGACATCGATGGCGTGCTGGTGCGCGGTCAAACACCCATCCCTGCGGCTAAGCAGTGTTTCAAGAAACTTGTGGACCACCAGGGCAAATACAAAGTGCCTGTGGTGTTTGTCACCAATGCTGGAAACTCCATACGGCAGACTAAAGCAGAGCATCTTTCACATGTGCTTGATGTGGAG GTGTCGCCCGAGCAGGTGATGCTGTCACACAGTCCTTTGCGAATGTTCACACAATTTCACCAAATGTGTGTGCTGGTGTCAGGACAGGGTCCCGTTGAAGAAGTGGCTCGCAT GTTGGGCTTCCAGAATATTGTCACCATCGATAAGCTCAGAGAGAGTTACCCACTTCTCGATATAGTGGATCACAACAGAAGACCCAAAGGCAGT ATTCCTCCCACTAAAGGTTTACAGCAAATAGATG CGGTCATCTTATTTGGTGAGCCAATTAGATGGGAGACCAATCTCCAGCTCATTCTTGACGTCCTTCTAACCAACGGAAATCCGGACAGGAATTGGAATAATATGCAGTATCCTCACATTCCTGTACTGGCCTGCAACATGGATCTGATGTGGATGACCGAAGCCAAGAATCCCAG GTTTGGTCATGGTATGTTCCTGGTGTGCTTGGAGAGCCTTTACAAGAAGGTGACAGGTCATGACCTGAAGTATGAAGCTCTGATTGGTAAACCCAGCATAGTGACTTATAATTATGCAGAGCTGCTGGTCAGAAAGCAGGCCGAGAGACTTGGATGGGCCACACCCGTAAAGAGGCTGTATGCGATAGG CGATAACCCTATGGCTGATATATATGGTGCCAATCTCTACAACCGCTACCTCCAGGCTGCTCAGTATCCTCAGGCCCAGACGCGAGCTAAACAAAGTGGGGCACATGCTCAAGCCGGTTACCAGACCCCTAACACGACATCAACTGAGCTAGGCGGCACACCCGGTGTGTTCGGGCCAGGCTCGGATCTCCCCGAGGCATGTCGCTCCATTCTGGTGTGTACAGGAGTGTACAGCAAAGAGGAGCTGCCGTCGGACACGGGGCACACGGTGACCGAGCAGCGCACCTTTCACGGCCACAGGGACTTTGGCTTCGACCCGAGCCTCATGCAGCCGTCCTATGTGGTGCAGGATGTCAATGATGCCGTGGAGTTAGTGTTCCAGCAGGAGGGATGGCCCCTGGATTAA
- the zgc:153293 gene encoding coiled-coil domain-containing protein 34 isoform X1 gives MSGWCLPSSPALASEDFSSTPLKSDERKHVCVPENLLGDDILPEDDDTYSLLSPIYHDSYVSDEDAPSTTEQPPSATEESPRSEQQNTTSSQIEPEALSAWEMWLVNKAKEDQLKMKMKTEKARLLKEQKEHEEMELKQKKIMEEKKIRDWQQLKREQERHNHLLKISKEEELRHQQEKQREFQQKAEQKYKDWLQKKKQERLEKEKKQKEEASLREEQEKERRRKAEENFKEWLTKSNEKCKQSPKPPHYSNPCSFHPAPGFYNPIPWKPIHTPPPETSPENTPGNKQNQKQRRGHQSSAFRFTNRTYK, from the exons ATGTCTGGTTGGTGCCTACCGAGCTCCCCAGCGCTTGCGTCTGAGGACTTCAGCTCGACCCCGCTCAAGTCAGATGAGCGAAAACACGTCTGCGTACCGGAAAACCTGCTGGGCGACGACATCCTACCAGAGGACGACGACACTTACTCCTTGTTATCCCCAATCTATCATGATAGTTATGTGAGCGATGAAGATGCGCCCAGTACTACTGAGCAACCGCCCAGTGCTACTGAGGAATCGCCCAG AAGTGAGCAACAGAATACCACCTCAAGTCAGATAGAACCTGAAGCCCTCAGTGCCTGGGAAATGTGGCtggtaaacaaagcaaaagaagaccagcttaaaatgaaaatgaaaaccgAGAAG GCGCGCTTACTCAAGGAACAAAAAGAACACGAAGAAATGGAACTGAAACAGAAAAAGAtcatggaggaaaaaaagatcagAGACTGGCAACAGCTGAAAAGAGAACAG GAAAGACATAATCATCTTCTGAAAATCAGCAAAGAAGAGGAGCTACGGCAtcaacaggaaaaacaaagagagTTTCAACAGAAAGCTGAACAGAAGTACAAAGATTGGCTTCAGAAGAAGAAACAAGAGAGATtagaaaaggaaaagaagcaaaaa GAGGAAGCAAGTCTGAGAGAGGAGCAGGAGAAAGAGCGGCGAAGGAAAGCAGAGGAGAACTTTAAGGAATGGCTGACAAAATCCAACGAGAAATGCAAACAAAGTCCAAAACCACCTCATTATTCAA ATCCCTGCAGCTTCCACCCAGCACCCGGCTTTTACAACCCAATCCCATGGAAGCCCATCCATACGCCCCCTCCTGAAACATCCCCCGAAAACACACCAGGCAACAAACAgaatcaaaaacaaagaagaggACATCAAAGCTCAGCATTTAGATTCACAAACAGGACATATAAATGA
- the zgc:153293 gene encoding coiled-coil domain-containing protein 34 isoform X2 has translation MSGWCLPSSPALASEDFSSTPLKSDERKHVCVPENLLGDDILPEDDDTYSLLSPIYHDSYVSDEDAPSTTEQPPRSEQQNTTSSQIEPEALSAWEMWLVNKAKEDQLKMKMKTEKARLLKEQKEHEEMELKQKKIMEEKKIRDWQQLKREQERHNHLLKISKEEELRHQQEKQREFQQKAEQKYKDWLQKKKQERLEKEKKQKEEASLREEQEKERRRKAEENFKEWLTKSNEKCKQSPKPPHYSNPCSFHPAPGFYNPIPWKPIHTPPPETSPENTPGNKQNQKQRRGHQSSAFRFTNRTYK, from the exons ATGTCTGGTTGGTGCCTACCGAGCTCCCCAGCGCTTGCGTCTGAGGACTTCAGCTCGACCCCGCTCAAGTCAGATGAGCGAAAACACGTCTGCGTACCGGAAAACCTGCTGGGCGACGACATCCTACCAGAGGACGACGACACTTACTCCTTGTTATCCCCAATCTATCATGATAGTTATGTGAGCGATGAAGATGCGCCCAGTACTACTGAGCAACCGCCCA gAAGTGAGCAACAGAATACCACCTCAAGTCAGATAGAACCTGAAGCCCTCAGTGCCTGGGAAATGTGGCtggtaaacaaagcaaaagaagaccagcttaaaatgaaaatgaaaaccgAGAAG GCGCGCTTACTCAAGGAACAAAAAGAACACGAAGAAATGGAACTGAAACAGAAAAAGAtcatggaggaaaaaaagatcagAGACTGGCAACAGCTGAAAAGAGAACAG GAAAGACATAATCATCTTCTGAAAATCAGCAAAGAAGAGGAGCTACGGCAtcaacaggaaaaacaaagagagTTTCAACAGAAAGCTGAACAGAAGTACAAAGATTGGCTTCAGAAGAAGAAACAAGAGAGATtagaaaaggaaaagaagcaaaaa GAGGAAGCAAGTCTGAGAGAGGAGCAGGAGAAAGAGCGGCGAAGGAAAGCAGAGGAGAACTTTAAGGAATGGCTGACAAAATCCAACGAGAAATGCAAACAAAGTCCAAAACCACCTCATTATTCAA ATCCCTGCAGCTTCCACCCAGCACCCGGCTTTTACAACCCAATCCCATGGAAGCCCATCCATACGCCCCCTCCTGAAACATCCCCCGAAAACACACCAGGCAACAAACAgaatcaaaaacaaagaagaggACATCAAAGCTCAGCATTTAGATTCACAAACAGGACATATAAATGA